One Plasmodium cynomolgi strain B DNA, chromosome 12, whole genome shotgun sequence genomic region harbors:
- a CDS encoding hypothetical protein (putative) produces the protein MASRQKEKTNNEITKTTKKGKKINENIIHSVKDIHNDKIKSVDSSPNKTNQHSEKDMPFGLTNWEISSERTVSSDIREGEGNFFSNNIKCDNAKTKFKSYALNGNAPDAQHSEHSNKLKEKKHLHTIIREKIRKYNICHNGESGNYCHSPEKFNIECSHEDKGVDKPDKTENSNNFFYTDHHPVPHFLKQEYCGHNITAREGTRRNIKEDATLGRSKCYKDMHRRKFNSMTRLESASKIADDSIEALPRGGDSRDGENKTGTPSHYEKPSGDSDKREDREDREDHSAGSPTQGNGEPSCPQRDQCDQCDQSDHSEHPTKNSPYAENIIRCNDEELKRSLYKGEGVNPVARMERSSQKYQEKGRSKYRRNCYNVKESSIKSIVNGKGTRRGRREAHSEAHEGDSRVDERESSSEGEVDKFSGTGRGSSGEASSNRGGDEQDDCGRENHNEEQGSNEENGVRDKGDGKAHDRRDIREKNLDEGGWIEIEQPLNFWDALKNNFKNVFLVKSEGEYPTGGEEEVAANGGEPVLESARGVEKEAESDNSGDSVNQLKASAASAASAATAVSASPAALTEGAPPCFARTRQFPLSPDVYVKCLNFLSAEKILECELLNKLSSHVINNRINVFTHVKKLTLDERWSHIPIYKRQFYLHQMKNIKHMYTSEKIYSGNGMYIHEVAAIIFQNVSNLKTLELLSPEYCMNDNTPRHEPFALCPSVFSKLEKLTIIGCQTLEWLHILRNCSFPLLKKLEICYYPLHHDHWVWKFIFDFTLLGLQGLFKILYTMENLQKLSIGFDVLFDNIEGYLYNPLESHRNVLQEFNFVTNNQRYTNALSAPPANGNPSRKFKSYRGRICEEDFSDIFTIAYYISGKCGKLKRIMIKYRDSYDSYEDELDNDETLNEFISEATNTASSYYNY, from the coding sequence atggctagtagacagaaggaaaaaacaaataacgaaataacgaaaacaacgaaaaaagggaaaaaaataaatgagaaCATTATCCATTCGGTGAAGGATATTCATAACGATAAGATAAAATCGGTAGACTCTTCTCCCAATAAAACGAATCAACATTCAGAAAAAGACATGCCATTTGGCttaacaaattgggaaatATCTTCCGAGCGTACTGTTTCGAGCGATATACGTGAAGgtgaaggaaattttttcagcAATAACATAAAATGCGATAATGCCAAGACGAAATTTAAAAGTTACGCATTAAATGGGAACGCTCCAGATGCGCAACATAGTGAACACTCaaacaaattaaaggaaaaaaaacacttacACACAAtaataagggaaaaaatccGCAAGTATAACATTTGTCACAACGGCGAAAGTGGAAACTATTGTCACTCGCCAGAAAAATTCAACATCGAATGCTCCCATGAAGATAAGGGAGTTGACAAACCCgacaaaacagaaaattcaaataattttttttacacagaTCATCACCCCGTTCCGCATTTCCTGAAGCAGGAATATTGTGGCCACAATATAACTGCGCGCGAAGGGACTCGTCGAAATATCAAGGAGGATGCAACGTTAGGCCGTTCAAAGTGTTATAAAGATATGCACAGGAGAAAATTCAACAGCATGACGCGCTTAGAGTCCGCTTCGAAAATCGCGGATGACTCGATAGAAGCCTTGCCGAGGGGCGGTGACTCCCGCGATGGGGAGAACAAGACCGGCACCCCTTCCCATTATGAGAAACCAAGTGGCGACAGTGACAAGAGGGAGGACCGGGAGGATCGGGAGGACCACTCGGCAGGAAGCCCTACGCAGGGGAATGGCGAACCGAGCTGCCCTCAACGCGATCAGTGTGATCAGTGTGATCAGAGTGATCATAGTGAGCATCCCACGAAGAACAGCCCATACgctgaaaatataatcagGTGCAACGACGAGGAACTGAAAAGGAGTCTTTATAAAGGAGAAGGAGTTAACCCGGTTGCGCGGATGGAGAGGTCCTCACAGAAATATCAAGAAAAGGGACGCTCCAAGTATCGCAGAAATTGCTATAATGTTAAGGAGAGCAGTATTAAAAGTATTGTGAATGGTAAGGGTACACGCCGTGGTAGGAGGGAGGCTCATAGTGAAGCACATGAAGGGGATTCGAGGGTCGATGAACGGGAAAGCTCGTCAGAGGGGGAAGTAGACAAATTCAGTGGCACGGGGAGAGGCTCCTCTGGGGAGGCATCCTCGAATAGAGGTGGTGATGAGCAAGACGATTGCGGTAGAGAAAACCACAACGAGGAACAAGGCAGCAATGAGGAGAATGGTGTGAGGGACAAGGGAGATGGTAAGGCACATGATCGGAGAGATATTAGGGAGAAGAACCTGGACGAAGGCGGGTGGATAGAAATCGAGCAGCCGCTCAATTTTTGGGATGCCCTGAAGAACAATTTCAAGAACGTGTTTTTGGTGAAATCGGAGGGGGAGTACCCCactgggggggaggaggaggtggcggcaaatgggggggaaCCCGTTTTGGAGAGCGCACGAGGCGTGGAAAAGGAAGCTGAGTCAGACAACTCAGGCGACTCAGTCAACCAACTCAAGGCGTCCGCCGCGTCTGCCGCGTCTGCCGCGACTGCCGTATCCGCCTCACCCGCCGCGCTCACCGAGGGGGCCCCCCCTTGCTTTGCGCGCACGAGGCAGTTCCCGCTCTCCCCAGACGTGTACGTGAAGTGCCTAAACTTCCTAAGCGCGGAAAAAATACTAGAGTGTGAGTTGCTAAACAAGCTGAGCAGCCACGTGATAAATAACAGAATCAACGTGTTCACCCATGTGAAAAAGCTAACTCTGGATGAGAGGTGGTCCCACATCCCAATATATAAGAGACAGTTCTATCTAcatcaaatgaaaaatatcaagCATATGTACACCTCGGAGAAAATTTACTCAGGAAATGGAATGTACATTCACGAAGTAGCTGCAATCatatttcaaaatgtatCCAATTTGAAGACCTTAGAATTATTATCTCCTGAGTATTGTATGAATGACAACACTCCAAGACATGAGCCATTCGCTCTATGTCCTTCAGTTTTTTCAAAACTGGAGAAGTTAACAATAATTGGGTGTCAAACGTTGGAATGGCTACACATTTTGCGTAATTGTTCCTTtccattattaaaaaaattggaaatatgTTACTATCCCCTTCATCACGATCATTGGGTATGGAAATTCATTTTCGATTTTACCCTCTTAGGGTTACAAGGTttgtttaaaatattatacacaATGGAGAATCTGCAAAAATTGAGCATAGGGTTTGATGTACTGTTTGATAACATCGAAGGGTATCTGTATAACCCTTTGGAGAGTCACAGGAATGTGTTGCAAGAgtttaattttgttacaaaTAATCAGAGGTATACAAATGCGTTGTCTGCTCCTCCAGCGAATGGGAACCCGTCGaggaaatttaaaagttaCCGGGGAAGGATTTGCGAAGAAGATTTTAGTGATATTTTTACCATTGCTTATTACATTTCGGGGAAATGTGGGAAGCTGAAGagaattatgataaaatacaGGGACTCGTATGATAGCTACGAGGATGAGTTGGATAACGATGAGACTTTGAATGAGTTCATTTCGGAGGCCACGAACACGGCGTCGAGTTACTACAACTAT
- a CDS encoding hypothetical protein (putative) has translation KYNNEKFIFWDISDLQNTQSRIFLTGEICEQFEAEKEGAVIALVNPVVKDKDPQYYNSRLLEVLDKTKLKVIGLIDKLERCKGRKRNGEKCKIVIYTPLFGHFCKYHVKQDRTKRGKKKYGRSARYVEVGPITWDEGEEAAAVGEVDEVNAADEADEADEADEADGKENGSSTTTTETDKKTKKKKKKKEDTGGTGGADAANAAGGESFDIESIIGMYTNKIVELVENRIKELDNFSKLTNDGLDLELLNEKQPTEKEETATTQKSANAILTEQCPELIHLIYKSNKADEDEQEVSQKEKLRIKEESRKKNEQLAASNEEKQKRKFDNFLVKLIELQKSKDENDVKTLLNGLIYVTNNFHFSLKHVSSSNIFDVCYKLMDHRSEEVAMAALKFKRKINTLYIDYYKDKLKRQKVKQSAKEGQDAAHVEVDKGEQDQQVCA, from the exons AAGTACAATAacgaaaaatttattttctggGACATTTCCGATTTGCAAAACACACAATCTAGGATCTTCTTGACGGGAGAAATTTGCGAGCAATTTGAAgcggaaaaagaaggagcCGTTATCGCCCTTGTCAACCCAGTTGTGAAGGACAAGGATCCACAGTATTATAACTCCAGGTTGTTAGAAGTGTTggacaaaacaaaattaaaagttaTTGGATTAATCGATAAATTGGAAAGGTGTaaggggaggaagcgaaatggggagaaatgcaaaattgTCATTTACACACCTCTCTTTGGCCACTTTTGCAAGTACCACGTTAAGCAGGATCgaacaaaacgggggaagaaaaagtacgGCAGAAGCGCCAGGTACGTGGAAGTGGGACCAATTACGTGGgacgagggggaagaagcggcagCGGTGGGCGAAGTGGACGAAGTGAACGCAGCGGATGAAGCGGATGaagcggacgaagcggacgaagcggaCGGAAAGGAAAACGGCTCTTCCACAACCACCACCGAGACGGacaagaaaacaaaaaagaagaaaaagaaaaaggaagacacaGGCGGTACAGGCGGAGCGGACGCTGCCAACGCGGCGGGCGGAGAATCCTTCGACATCGAATCCATCATAGGCATGTACACAAACAAAATAGTG gaactggTGGAAAACAGAATAAAAGAACTGGACAACTTTTCAAAGCTAACGAATGATGGACTTGATCTGGAGCTCCTGAACGAAAAGCAACCcacagaaaaagaagaaaccgCAACGACGCAGAAGTCTGCCAACGCTATCCTAACAGAACAGTGCCCCGAACTTATACACTTAATTTACAAATCGAATAAGGCGGATGAAGACGAACAAGAAGTTAgtcaaaaggaaaaattaagaatCAAAGAAGAatctcgaaaaaaaaatgaacagctaGCTGCATCCaatgaagaaaagcaaaaaaggaagtttgACAATTTCTTAGTCAAATTAATTGAGTTACAAAAATCGAAAGACGAAAATGATGTGAAGACTCTCTTAAACGGGCTCATTTACGTAACCAATAATTTCCACTTTAGCTTAAAACATGTAAGCAGCTCCAACATCTTTGACGTGTGCTACAAACTTATGGATCATAGGAGTGAGGAAGTTGCCATGGCTGCTCTGAAATTCAAGAGGAAAATTAACACCCTTTATATTGATTACTACAAAGATAAGCTTAAGAGGCAGAAAGTTAAGCAGTCTGCGAAGGAGGGTCAGGACGCTGCTCACGTCGAGGTGGACAAAGGCGAACAGGACCAGCAGGTGTGTGCATaa
- a CDS encoding hypothetical protein (putative), producing MTIEIPLLLSSTFPIIWKTGLAQLSFAKTGGSLAALKGTSLLLSKVASTSKGGLLASTSTQIDNIKEAAQKLIEEIEKNVNLSLFFYNIDEEETAGYYLMKRRQEHEKEAIT from the coding sequence ATGACCATTGAAATCCCCCTGCTGTTATCATCTACATTTCCGATAATATGGAAAACAGGTCTGGCTCAACTTTCCTTCGCCAAAACGGGGGGCTCATTAGCCGCCCTGAAGGGCACATCCCTGCTGCTGAGTAAAGTAGCCTCAACGAGCAAAGGGGGACTCCTAGCTTCCACCTCCACCCAGATTGACAATATAAAAGAGGCAGCGCAAAAATTAATCGAGGAAATAGAAAAGAACGTCAACTTGAGCTTATTCTTTTACAATATTGACGAGGAGGAAACGGCGGGCTACTACTTAATGAAAAGGAGGCAAGAACACGAAAAGGAAGCGATCACC
- a CDS encoding hypothetical protein (putative) has protein sequence MLNNNGFNGGVNQMNEYQGGMNFQGNGPFPGGGQFQASGNSEQRQHNYGELQNCNNDFYSVQKVNAVNNNQGFPDRHVMYGNDSYGRPPHTMEEIPNYYHAKGAMGGSPMGGIPMPPAEGGFNIYQNKNNLPFFGKEQNGPNYNDQALFSQVKQNVSIFGNKTKNNTPLFGSNVKNATKADLPSVSLYDFVSHDKSIFGNRLKEGKPLFINEKNTNQSMQASPSQQHGNSYLMNNNNMHNMAGHGGDKNYMSYNYDAKGQVAYGMNPPNDMVHPNWGGGNINGMNHPGNQLLGNAYNQNNFGTNMESVPPAHAMHNTSTQNVGKEINCASELQGEEVLFTNENEIMFEKNYVREYGMEGNTQMGKMKKILFFNKNFVKSLEQIASHNLNSYNENRSTIYTFPCSMSSNNVSFYMQAIEDCKKESRFDVDANLYNKIFTKQNMQQAFSVLKNINMNKKMDPRDIDLDIYYPLLHVERIKFRQPVTAEHSRKSAGAPFQLGQIPTVI, from the exons ATGCTAAACAACAATGGTTTTAACGGAGGGGTGAATCAGATGAATGAATATCAAGGGGGAATGAACTTTCAGGGAAATGGCCCCTTTCCAGGGGGAGGCCAATTTCAAGCCAGCGGAAATAGTGAGCAACGACAGCATAACTATGGGGAGCTGCAAAACTGTAACAACGACTTTTACAGCGTGCAAAAAGTAAACGCGGTTAACAACAACCAAGGATTCCCCGACAGACACGTGATGTATGGAAATGACTCGTATGGAAGGCCCCCCCACACGATGGAGGAAATTCCCAATTATTATCACGCTAAAGGTGCAATGGGTGGAAGTCCTATGGGTGGCATTCCTATGCCTCCTGCCGAGGGGGGATTCAACATATACCAGAACAAAAAcaatttacccttttttgggaAGGAGCAAAATGGACCTAACTACAACGACCAAGCTTTATTCTCCCAAGTTAAACAAAACGTATCTATATTTggaaacaaaacgaaaaataatacgcccctttttggcagcaatgtgaaaaatgcaacaaaGGCTGATCTCCCCAGTGTTAGTCTATATGACTTTGTGAGTCATGACAAATCAATTTTTGGAAATAGGTTAAAGGAAGGGAAGCctctttttataaatgagAAGAATACGAACCAATCGATGCAAGCTTCTCCAAGTCAGCAGCACGGTAATAGCTACTTAATGAATAACAACAATATGCATAATATGGCAGGACACGGGGGTGATAAAAACTACATGAGTTATAATTACGACGCGAAGGGGCAAGTCGCCTATGGTATGAACCCCCCGAACGATATGGTTCACCCCAACTGGGGCGGTGGTAACATCAACGGCATGAACCACCCCGGGAACCAGCTCCTCGGGAATGCATACAACCAAAACAACTTTGGCACCAACATGGAGTCAGTCCCCCCCGCACATG CCATGCATAATACTTCGACACAAAATGTTggcaaagaaataaattgcGCAAGTGAACTCCAAGGAGAGGAAGTGTTATTTACAAACGAAAACGAAAttatgtttgaaaaaaattacgtaaGGGAGTATGGTATGGAGGGAAATAcccaaatgggcaaaatgaaaaaaattctttttttcaataaaaattttgtaaagtCCTTGGAACAAATAGCTAGCCATAATTTAAACAGTTACAATGAGAATAGGTCTACCATTTATACCTTCCCCTGTTCTATGTCATCGAATAATGTCTCCTTCTATATGCAAGCTATTGAGGACTGCAAGAAGGAAAGCCGCTTTGACGTAGACGCAAATTTGtacaataaaatattcaccAAGCAAAATATGCAGCAGGCTTTCTCCGttctgaaaaatataaatatgaacaaaaaaatggacccaCGTGACATCGACTTGGACATTTACTACCCCCTTCTTCATGTGGAGAGGATAAAATTTAGGCAGCCCGTCACTGCAGAGCATTCGCGCAAATCTGCTGGCGCTCCCTTCCAGCTGGGCCAAATTCCGACCGTCATTTGA